A section of the Falco biarmicus isolate bFalBia1 chromosome 3, bFalBia1.pri, whole genome shotgun sequence genome encodes:
- the LOC130147095 gene encoding uncharacterized protein LOC130147095, with protein sequence MGVCWPQAPHVPGTDPGMSVSGAGSAGAPGESPGPARVSLAHTGLLMAPCGCLFDPQVFCTQWTDTNLPPPATSTLSHRAGSLLGTALRGPLGCGTPPAWAVPGTPQGQAQHCAPFNLQGRAVASAPSVLLPCLPQYQDMEKQLAQLSLSGTATPVGAALGTNTLPGTNTFSHAAAHHHQAIGGPADDLLLLQEMMQNCSLVSQEEPSSIPVYGEDGDTGRAIYRFVISSLSLPAEMLSPDHSVPETTTNIPSPQQFKTIVTAAQDVAGCGARRATAPAWQARKAGAKAQKRPSKPIREAQGLWGQHWGGMVN encoded by the coding sequence ATGGGGGTATGCTGGCCACAAGCTCCTCACGTGCCTGGTACAGACCCGGGCATGTCAGTGAGCGGGGCTGGCTCGGCGGGTGCCCCTGGAGAGTCCCCCGGCCCAGCACGCGTCTCACTCGCCCACACAGGTCTGCTGATGGCTCCATGTGGCTGCCTTTTTGACCCTCAAGTCTTCTGTACCCAGTGGACGGACACCAACCTGCCTCCACCAGCCACCTCCACACTGAGCCATCGCGCTGGGTCTCTGCTGGGCACTGCCCTGCGGGGCCCCCTGGGCTGCGGGAcacccccagcctgggcagTCCCTGGGACCCCCCAGGGCCAAGCACAACACTGTGCGCCCTTCAACCTCCAGGGGAGAGCTGTGGCCTCAGCCCCCTCAGTGCTGCTGCCGTGCCTTCCTCAGTACCAGGACATGGAGAAGCAGTtggcacagctcagcctctCCGGCACGGCCACCCCCgtgggggcagccctgggcaccaACACCCTCCCAGGCACCAACACCTTCAGCCACGCTgctgcccaccaccaccaagccATCGGGGGCCCAGCAGATGAtcttctgctgctccaggagatgaTGCAGAACTGCTCCTTGGTCAGCCAGGAGgagcccagcagcatccctgtgtATGGGGAAGATGGTGACACCGGCAGAGCCATCTACCGCTTCGTCATCAGCTCGCTCTCACTGCCCGCGGAGATGCTCAGCCCAGACCACAGCGTCCCTGAGACCACCACCAACATCCCGAGCCCACAGCAATTCAAGACCATCGTGACAGCGGCTCAGGATGTTGCGGGATGTGGGGCCAGGCGTgccactgccccagcctggcaggcCAGGAAAGCTGGGGCAAAAGCGCAAAAGCGCCCTTCCAAGCCCATCCGGGAAGCGCAGGGCTTGTGGGGTCAGCACTGGGGTGGGATGGTAAATTAA